Genomic segment of Paenibacillus macerans:
CTGGCTTTTTTGCGCAAAATGCTGCCCGGAGAATCGCCGCGGATCATCGTATACGAAGGCGAACCGCCTCTGTTTGAGCATTACGGGGTCAAGCCGCAGCTTGACAAGGATTTCCAGCGGAAAGTTTGGCTGCCCGGCGGAGGTTATCTCGTTTGGGACACGACCGAAGCTCTAACTGTCATCGATGTGAATACGGGGAAATACATCGGGGGCGCCGATTTGGAAGACACGGTGTATCGGACGAATTTGGAGGCGGCCCAGGAAATCGCCCGGCTTGTCCGTCTGCGGGACACCGGCGGGATCATTATCATCGATTTCATCGACATGGACCGCGATGAGCATCGTGCGGCCGTTTGGGAGCGGCTGGAGCAATCGATGTATGGCGACCGGACGCAGCATCATATTTTGGGCTGGACGCGGCTCGGACTGTTGGAGATGACGCGAAAAAGGATTCGTGCGGAAAATTCGTTATGATCTTGGCTGAAAAACAAATTGATATTGTTCGCATCACATGCTATTATAGTAAGGTATGTGTCACTAAGTACAGTCTTGTGCACATGCTGTAACCGCTCCGGTCGGGTCGACAAGTCCGCTTTCCTTCGGACGGCGGCACCTGAATCAGGCGAGTCTGAGACATGAGGAGGTGCAAGCAAATGTACGCAATTATCGAAACCGGCGGTAAACAATACCGTGTTCAAGAAGGCGATGTGCTTTACATCGAGAAATTGAACGCAGAGGACGGCGCGAGCGTAACGTTCGACCGTGTATTGGCAGTATCCAAAGGCGAAGGTTTGGTGGCGGGAACTCCGCTCGTATCCGGCGCTACTGTTACGGCGAAAGTCGAAAAACACGGCAAAGGCCAAAAAGTGGTCGTTTACAAATACAAACCGAAAAAGAACTACCACAAAAAACAAGGTCATCGCCAGCCGTACACGAAAGTAACGATCGAGAAAATCCAGGCGTAAGAAGGTGCGGTAATTGATTATCGTCTCCATTTTGCGCAGGCAGGATAACGGCATTGCAGGCTTTGAAGTGGAAGGCCATGCCGGCTACGCGAAGGCCGGGGAGGACATCGTATGCGCCGGCGTATCGGCGATTACCGTAGGTACGGTCAACTCCATTGAGGAGCTGACGGCGGTCGTGATGGATTCCCGGATGAAGAACGGCTTTCTCAGCGCGAATCTTCCTTCCGTGGTTCGGCCGGAAGCCGAGGAACAGGTGCAATTGCTGCTTGCTTCCCTTGTCGTTATGCTGAAGAGTATCGAAGAATCATACGGGAAGTATATTCAGATACAGGACGTCATCATTTAAAGAAGGAGGTAGACTACAATGTTGAAATTGGATCTCCAGTTGTTCGCTTCGAAGAAGGGCGTAGGCTCCACGAAAAACGGACGCGACAGCATCGCGAAACGCCTTGGCGTGAAACGTGCTGACGGTCAAGTCGTGACGGGCGGAAGCATCCTCGTTCGTCAACGCGGTACGAAAATTCATCCGGGAACGAACGTAGGCATCGGTTCCGACGATACGCTGTTCGCCAAAGTCGACGGCGTTGTGAAATTCGAGCGTTGGGGTCGCGATCGCAAGAAAGTGAGCGTCTACCCTGTAGAAACCGCTCCGGTAGCGGCTACGGTTGAAGCCTAAGCGGCGAAGACCGTACGGAACGCAGCTGCAAAGCCCTGGCACAATCAAGTGCCAGGGCTTTTTTAAATATGTCGGTATTTTGATGTCATGGACGACATAAGTCGAGCGATTTTCAGGCCGGGTTTATGTTATACTGGGTTATGATGCCAGGGTGGCAAGCTCACCCAATTCGTTAGGGGAACGGGGAAATGATGAAACATCGGTTCACGGTGCCGACGATCGGCGTGCTGCTTGCGATCGCGAGTCTGGCCCTCCATTATTTCGTGAAGTCGCCGATCGGACATGCGGTAATAAGCGGTTGTCTTTTCGTCTTGTTTTGGATGTATGTCCGGCATATCCGCAAACAGGCGGAGAGCGAGCGGAAGCATTTGCTGGAATCCGTGCAGCGGACGGCTGCGGCGACGCTTAGCCACCATCGCCATGATTGGATGAACGATCTGCAGATTTTGTACGGATATATCAAGATGGGCAAAATTGATAAAATGGCGGGCTGCGTGGAAAGAATAAAAGGACGAATGGCCGTGGAGAGCAAAATATCGCGGCTCGGCATTCCGTCGCTCGTGTTTTATTTGCAGTCGTTCCGCGAAGTGAACGGATCGGTGCAGTTGGAGGTTGATATCGAGGACGACCTGCAGCTCGGCTGCCTGCTTACGGCGGATGACGCGGAGGAACTGACGGAAGCCATCGTGGAAACGGTCAGAGCTTATCAGTATGCCGGCCGGTCTTCGTGGGGAGAAATACTTCAGTTGAAAATGTCCATCGCCAGGGAAAACGGTGAGGTGCTGGTCCGCTTCGATCCGCTGAGCGCATCGGGGAACAAGGAAGCGTTAAGGCGCCATATTGAGGAATGGGCAGAGGGCAAACGGGTTCGGGCCGAACAGATTGAATCGGAATTTTCCGCTTTTCGGCTACGGATTTCCTGCGGGAACTTAAATGAGGTGAATGCATGTTTGTAGATAAAGCGAAGATATATGTCAAGGGAGGCGACGGCGGCGACGGGATCGTCGCCTTCCGGCGGGAGAAATACGTGCCCGAGGGCGGTCCGGCCGGCGGCGACGGCGGCAAAGGCGGGGACGTCATTTTCCGGGTGGACGAAGGCTTAAGAACGCTGATGGATTTCCGCTACCAGCGCCATTTCAAGGCGCAGCGCGGGGAGAAAGGGCGGAACAAAAGCCAGCACGGGGCCAATGCGGAAAACATGATCGTCCGCGTGCCACCGGGTACGGTCGTGATCGACGACGATACGCAGGAGGTGCTCGCCGATTTGACGCGCCATGGCCAGCAGATTATCGTGGCCCGCGGGGGGCGCGGAGGGCGCGGCAATATTCGCTTCGCCACGCCAAACAATCCGGCGCCGGAGCTGGCCGAGCACGGCGAAGAAGGCGAAGAGCGCTGGGTGGTGCTGGAGCTGAAGGTGATGGCCGACGTTGGGCTGGTCGGTTTTCCGAGCGTCGGAAAGTCGACGCTGCTGTCGGTCGTGTCGGCGGCCAAGCCGAAAATCGGCGCCTACCATTTTACGACGATCGCGCCGAATCTCGGAGTGGTCGAAGTCGGCGAAGGGCGCAGCTTCGTGATGGCCGACCTGCCGGGACTGATTGAGGGAGCCCATGAAGGGGTCGGTCTGGGGCATGAATTTTTGCGCCATGTGGAGCGGACGCGTCTCATTATCCACGTCGTCGACATGGCGGGCTCGGAAGGGCGCGATCCGTTTGACGATTGGCAGAAGATCAACGACGAGCTCAGACAATATAACGCCGATCTGGAGCATCGTCCGCAAATCGTCGCCGCCAACAAAATGGATATGCCGGAATCGGCGGAAAATTTGGAGAAATTCCGCAAGCAGGTCAGCGAGGTTCGCGGGGACCTGGAAATTATGCCGATCTCTTCGTTAACCCGCCAAGGGGTGCAGGAGCTTGTTTATCGCGCGGCCGATTTGCTCGACCAAATTCCGGAAGCTCCGGCGATCGAAGAAGTGACTGAGCTTGAGGAGCGGAAAATCTACAAGCTCGACAAGCGCGAGGACGAAGGGCTCACGATCCGGCGGGAAAACGAGACTTTTATTGTGGAAAGCGTAAAAATCGAGCGGATGATGAAGCGGATGCAGCTCAATTCGCATGACGCGATTTTAAAGCTGGCCCGGACGCTGCGCCACATGGGCGTCGACGAGGAGCTGCGCAAGCGCGGCGCCAAGGACGGTACGCCTGTACGCATCGGCGACTTCGAATTCGAGTTTGTGGAAGGCAGCAGTTATTATTATTGATCAAGAAAGCACCTTTGGGGTGCTTTTCTTGCTATCAGCGGCACCTGCGGAAATTCGCGGTATTTACGGTAAAAGCATTGCCACCTGTTCGACTTTCCGGTATAATGTCCACTATGTAAAAACAAAAGTCTCTAAGGAGAGGACGTTTTGTGAAAGAGCATTATTATTTGGTTCGCGAGGACATTTTGCCCGAAGCGGTGGTCAAGACGCTCCAAGTCAAGCAATTGCTCGCCGCCGGCGAAGCCAGGACGGTTCACGAGGCGGTGGCGCAGGTGGGGTTGAGCCGCAGCGCTTTTTATAAGTATAAAGACGGCATTCATCAATTGAATCAAATTGATCGGGAAAGCATTGTGACCATCTCCTTTGACCTTGAGCACCGCTCGGGAATTTTGTCGAAGGTGCTTGCGTCGATTGCGGGCTCCGGAGGCAACGTGCTGACGATTAACCAAAGCATTCCTCTCCAGGGCAGGGCCAATGTCGTGATTTCCGTGGAGACCTCCCGGCTCACCGAGGAACTGGATGCGATGCTGCAGTCGCTTCAGACCATTTCCGGCGTCAGGAGAACGCAAATCGTCGGACAAAGCTAAGGCTGACGAGCGCGGGAGGGCGAAGCGAAACCATAGAAAATGCTTGTGCCTAAGGCGCATTGGATAACAGGAGGGGATCGGAAGTGAAACCAGTGAAAGTTGGATTGCTTGGGCTTGGCACGGTGGGAACCGGCGTGGTTCGGATCGTGGAAGGGCATCAGGAGGATCTGAGCAGTCAAGTGGGGTCTCCGATACGGATCGAGAAGATTGCGGTGAAAAATCTGGAGAAACCCCGCAGCATCGCGATCGATCGGGCCAAGCTGACGGAGGATCCGTGGGAAGTGATCCGCGATCCGGAGATCGATGTCATCGTGGAAGTGATGGGCGGCGTCGAACAGACGAAAACTTACATTTTAGAAGCGCTGGAACGCGGCAAACATATCGTTACGGCCAATAAGGATCTGATGGCGCTGTACGGTTCGGAAATTTTGGCCAAAGCGTTGGATAATCAATGCGACGTGTTTTACGAGGCCAGCGTAGCCGGCGGCATTCCGATTATCCGGACGCTGATCGAAGGCTTCTCCTCCGACCGGATCATGAAAATTATGGGGATCGTGAACGGGACGACCAACTACATTTTGAGCAAAATGAGCCAAGAAGGCGCTTCTTACGAGGATGTGCTGACGGAAGCGCAGCAGCTTGGGTATGCGGAAGTTGACCCGACCTCCGATGTGGAGGGGCTTGACGCCGCCCGAAAGATGGCGATTCTCGCCACGTTGGGTTTCAGGACCAATGTCGAGCTCAGCGACGTTCATGTCCGCGGTATTTCTTCGGTAACGCGGGAGGATATTTTGTATGCCAAACGGCTTGGCTATGAAATGAAGCTGCTGGGGATCGCCGAGCGGCAGGATGACGAATTCAGCATCACCGTGCAGCCGACGATGGTCAAAAATACGCATCCGATCGCTGCGGTGGGCGGAGTCTACAACGCCGTCTATGTATACGGCGAAGCCGTGGGAGAGACGATGTTTTACGGCGCCGGAGCCGGCGAGATGCCGACGGCCACCTCCGTCGTCGCCGATTTGGTCGCCGTCGTCAAAAACTTGAAGCTGGGCGTCAACGGTCTGAAGCAAATCGTACCTTACAAGCCGAAGAAGCTGAAAACCGACGAGCAGATCGCCTATAAAAACTTCTTGCTGCTCCATGTCGACGACAAAGCGGGCGTGCTGGCCCGGATCACCCAGGTGTTTGCCGAATACGAGGTCAGCCTGGATTCGGTCGTTCAGTCGCCGAACACGAACGTGAACGGGGCGGAGATCATGATCGTTACTCATTACGCCAGCAAAGCGAGCATGGATAAGGTGATCAACCATTTCGAGTCGCTTGATGTGATTCATCGGATCAAAAGCGTTTACCGCGTTGAAGGATAAAATTATTTTTAAAAAAGGAGTTCATCCCATGAGATACCTCGGACTGCTGGAAACCTACAAAGAATATTTACCCGTTACCGACAAAACGCCGAAGCTTACGCTGCAGGAGGGGAATACGCCGCTCACGCGGGCGGAAAATTTGTCGCGGGAGCTCGGGCTTGATCTATATTTCAAATATGAGGGGCTGAACCCGACCGGGTCGTTTAAAGACCGCGGCATGGTGATGGCCGTCGCCAAAGCGATCGAAGAGGGCAGCCGTACGATCATGTGCGCCTCCACGGGCAATACCTCGGCGGCCGCAGCCGCTTATGCCGCTCGCGCGGGTATCGACTGCATCGTGCTGATTCCCAACAACAACATCGCGCTGGGGAAACTGGCGCAGGCGATGATTTATGGCGCAAAAGTGATCGCCATCGAAGGCAACTTCGACCGGGCGCTCGAAATCGTCCGCGACATTACCGCCAAACATCCGATTACGCTGGTAAACTCCGTGAACCCGTACCGCATCGAGGGGCAAAAAACCGCTGCTTTCGAAGTTTGCGATCAGCTTGGCAAGGCGCCGGACGTGCTGGCGATTCCGGTAGGCAACGCCGGCAACATCTCCGCGTACTGGAGAGGCTTTAAGGAATACCACGAACGCGGAAAATCATCTTCGCTGCCGCGCATGGTCGGCTTTGAGGCCGAAGGCGCCATGGCCATCGTCAAGGGCGAGCCGATTTTGGAGCCGGAAACGATCGCCACCGCGATCCGGATCGGCAACCCGGCAAGCTGGAAAACCGCGGTAGCGGCAGCCGAAGAGTCGGGCGGGCAAATCAATTACGTGACGGACGACGAAATTCTCGAAGCGTACCGGACCATTGCCGCCCGTGAAGGCATCTTCGCCGAACCGGCTTCGGCGGCTTCCATCGCCGGCGTATACAAGCTAAAGCGCGAAGGTTATTTCAAAGGCGGCGAAACCGTAGTTTGCGTCCTTACCGGCCACGGCTTGAAGGACCCGAATATCGCGATCAAGAGCATCGGCAGTGAACCGCTTGTCGTACAGGATACGGAGGAAGCGGTCATGGATGCGATCGCCAAGCTGCAAGGGGCGCGCGCATGATTCGTGAGGGCGGGGTCCGGGTCAAGGTGCCGGCCAGCACCGCCAACCTGGGTCCCGGATTCGACACGCTGGGCATGGCGCTTTCCCTGTATTCCTGGATTGAAATGAAGCCGGCGGAGACGACCGTGTTTCATCTTTACGGCGACGAGATGGGCGGGCTGCCGAAAGACAAAAGCAATCTGGTGTATCAAGTTGCGCAAACGGTGTTTGCCGAAGCCGGCGTGGAGCTGCCTGAACTGGATATTTCGATGTACTCGGAAATTCCCCTGACCCGCGGGCTTGGGAGCAGCGCTTCGGCCATCGTCGGGGCGCTGTTCGCCGCCAATCTGCTGATCGGCTCGCCGCTCGACCGGGCCAAGCTGTTTGACATGGCTACAGCAATGGAGAAGCATCCCGACAATGTCGGGGCCTCCTTGTTTGGCGGCATTATCACGGCCGTATGGGACGGCAGCCACGCGGATGTGCTGCGGATTGAACCTCCGGCCGATCTCGAGGTGCTGGTGGCAATTCCTGATTTTCAGCTGTCCACTTCCAAGGCTCGCGAAGCGCTTCCCCGCGAGGTAAGTTTGCAGGACGCGGTATATAACGTCAGCCGCACTTCGCTGCTTACCGCGGCTTTGGCCGCGGGCCGGCTCGATCTGATTCCGGCCGCGATGCGCGACCGCCTTCACCAGCCTTACCGGGCTCAACTGGTTCCCGGCATGGCGCGGATTTTGGCGGAAGCGACCGAACACGGAGCGCTCGGGGCCGCTTTGAGCGGCGCCGGGCCAACTCTGCTGGCATTGGCCGATCGGCGGCAGCGTACGGGGCAGAACCTGGAGGTTTTCCTTTTGGACGTTCTTGCCGGGCACGGAATCCGGGCTAGGACGATCTGGCTCGAACCTTGCACATTCGGGGCGATGGAGCTTACTATGGATAAGGAAGGTTCATTTATGGATTACATCAAAGGGGAAGTCAGGACATGAAACGTATAGCATTGCTGCCTGAAGGATCGGTTTCCCACGAAGCGGCGCTGCACCTGTTTGGGGAAGAGCCGGTGGAACTGCTTCATTTCAAGCAAATTTCCGATGTTTTTTTAGCCACGGCCAGCGGAAAAAGCGATTATAGCGTCATTCCGGTGGAAAATACGATCGAAGGATCGGTCAGCCTGCATATGGATTGGCTTGTCCACGAAGTGGATATTCCGATGCAGGTGGAATGGGTATATCCGTCGATTCAGAACTTGATCGGCCGGCGGGAAGAATTCGGCGCCGGGACACCGGATGGCGACGGCATCGATTTTTCCAAAGTAACCAAAGTGCTTTCCCACCCTGTGGCGATGGCCCAATGCCTGCAGTTTATCCGCTCCCGCATGCCTCAGGCGGAATTGGAGCACGTCGGCAGCACGTCGGAGGCGGTAGAGGTGGTCAAGCAGCATCCCGGCCTGGGATGGACCGCCATCGGTACGAGATTGGGAGCGCAGCATCACGGGTTGGATGTACTGGCCGGCAAAGTGACGGACCATGACAACAACTATACCCGTTTTGTCCTGATCGGCCCGCAGCCGCTGAAGATCGGCGGGAACAACAAAAACGTCCAAAGCAAAACGAACCTGGTGATTGCGTTGCCTGAGGATTTTCCGGGGGCATTGCATCAGGTATTGTCTGCGTTTGCTTGGCGCAAACTGAATTTGTCGCGGATCGAGTCGCGTCCAACAAAAAAGAAATTGGGAAATTATTATTTTTTAATGGATGTGCTTGAACCGCTGGAATCGGTGCTGCTCAGCTCGGCGAT
This window contains:
- a CDS encoding Spo0B domain-containing protein; protein product: MMKHRFTVPTIGVLLAIASLALHYFVKSPIGHAVISGCLFVLFWMYVRHIRKQAESERKHLLESVQRTAAATLSHHRHDWMNDLQILYGYIKMGKIDKMAGCVERIKGRMAVESKISRLGIPSLVFYLQSFREVNGSVQLEVDIEDDLQLGCLLTADDAEELTEAIVETVRAYQYAGRSSWGEILQLKMSIARENGEVLVRFDPLSASGNKEALRRHIEEWAEGKRVRAEQIESEFSAFRLRISCGNLNEVNACL
- the thrB gene encoding homoserine kinase, whose translation is MIREGGVRVKVPASTANLGPGFDTLGMALSLYSWIEMKPAETTVFHLYGDEMGGLPKDKSNLVYQVAQTVFAEAGVELPELDISMYSEIPLTRGLGSSASAIVGALFAANLLIGSPLDRAKLFDMATAMEKHPDNVGASLFGGIITAVWDGSHADVLRIEPPADLEVLVAIPDFQLSTSKAREALPREVSLQDAVYNVSRTSLLTAALAAGRLDLIPAAMRDRLHQPYRAQLVPGMARILAEATEHGALGAALSGAGPTLLALADRRQRTGQNLEVFLLDVLAGHGIRARTIWLEPCTFGAMELTMDKEGSFMDYIKGEVRT
- a CDS encoding homoserine dehydrogenase — encoded protein: MKPVKVGLLGLGTVGTGVVRIVEGHQEDLSSQVGSPIRIEKIAVKNLEKPRSIAIDRAKLTEDPWEVIRDPEIDVIVEVMGGVEQTKTYILEALERGKHIVTANKDLMALYGSEILAKALDNQCDVFYEASVAGGIPIIRTLIEGFSSDRIMKIMGIVNGTTNYILSKMSQEGASYEDVLTEAQQLGYAEVDPTSDVEGLDAARKMAILATLGFRTNVELSDVHVRGISSVTREDILYAKRLGYEMKLLGIAERQDDEFSITVQPTMVKNTHPIAAVGGVYNAVYVYGEAVGETMFYGAGAGEMPTATSVVADLVAVVKNLKLGVNGLKQIVPYKPKKLKTDEQIAYKNFLLLHVDDKAGVLARITQVFAEYEVSLDSVVQSPNTNVNGAEIMIVTHYASKASMDKVINHFESLDVIHRIKSVYRVEG
- the rplU gene encoding 50S ribosomal protein L21 translates to MYAIIETGGKQYRVQEGDVLYIEKLNAEDGASVTFDRVLAVSKGEGLVAGTPLVSGATVTAKVEKHGKGQKVVVYKYKPKKNYHKKQGHRQPYTKVTIEKIQA
- the pheA gene encoding prephenate dehydratase, whose amino-acid sequence is MKRIALLPEGSVSHEAALHLFGEEPVELLHFKQISDVFLATASGKSDYSVIPVENTIEGSVSLHMDWLVHEVDIPMQVEWVYPSIQNLIGRREEFGAGTPDGDGIDFSKVTKVLSHPVAMAQCLQFIRSRMPQAELEHVGSTSEAVEVVKQHPGLGWTAIGTRLGAQHHGLDVLAGKVTDHDNNYTRFVLIGPQPLKIGGNNKNVQSKTNLVIALPEDFPGALHQVLSAFAWRKLNLSRIESRPTKKKLGNYYFLMDVLEPLESVLLSSAIGEIEALGCGVRVLGSYPSYSFEEQTAEVQN
- a CDS encoding ribosomal-processing cysteine protease Prp yields the protein MIIVSILRRQDNGIAGFEVEGHAGYAKAGEDIVCAGVSAITVGTVNSIEELTAVVMDSRMKNGFLSANLPSVVRPEAEEQVQLLLASLVVMLKSIEESYGKYIQIQDVII
- the obgE gene encoding GTPase ObgE, giving the protein MFVDKAKIYVKGGDGGDGIVAFRREKYVPEGGPAGGDGGKGGDVIFRVDEGLRTLMDFRYQRHFKAQRGEKGRNKSQHGANAENMIVRVPPGTVVIDDDTQEVLADLTRHGQQIIVARGGRGGRGNIRFATPNNPAPELAEHGEEGEERWVVLELKVMADVGLVGFPSVGKSTLLSVVSAAKPKIGAYHFTTIAPNLGVVEVGEGRSFVMADLPGLIEGAHEGVGLGHEFLRHVERTRLIIHVVDMAGSEGRDPFDDWQKINDELRQYNADLEHRPQIVAANKMDMPESAENLEKFRKQVSEVRGDLEIMPISSLTRQGVQELVYRAADLLDQIPEAPAIEEVTELEERKIYKLDKREDEGLTIRRENETFIVESVKIERMMKRMQLNSHDAILKLARTLRHMGVDEELRKRGAKDGTPVRIGDFEFEFVEGSSYYY
- the thrC gene encoding threonine synthase gives rise to the protein MRYLGLLETYKEYLPVTDKTPKLTLQEGNTPLTRAENLSRELGLDLYFKYEGLNPTGSFKDRGMVMAVAKAIEEGSRTIMCASTGNTSAAAAAYAARAGIDCIVLIPNNNIALGKLAQAMIYGAKVIAIEGNFDRALEIVRDITAKHPITLVNSVNPYRIEGQKTAAFEVCDQLGKAPDVLAIPVGNAGNISAYWRGFKEYHERGKSSSLPRMVGFEAEGAMAIVKGEPILEPETIATAIRIGNPASWKTAVAAAEESGGQINYVTDDEILEAYRTIAAREGIFAEPASAASIAGVYKLKREGYFKGGETVVCVLTGHGLKDPNIAIKSIGSEPLVVQDTEEAVMDAIAKLQGARA
- the rpmA gene encoding 50S ribosomal protein L27; this encodes MLKLDLQLFASKKGVGSTKNGRDSIAKRLGVKRADGQVVTGGSILVRQRGTKIHPGTNVGIGSDDTLFAKVDGVVKFERWGRDRKKVSVYPVETAPVAATVEA
- a CDS encoding ACT domain-containing protein, yielding MKEHYYLVREDILPEAVVKTLQVKQLLAAGEARTVHEAVAQVGLSRSAFYKYKDGIHQLNQIDRESIVTISFDLEHRSGILSKVLASIAGSGGNVLTINQSIPLQGRANVVISVETSRLTEELDAMLQSLQTISGVRRTQIVGQS